The Musa acuminata AAA Group cultivar baxijiao chromosome BXJ2-5, Cavendish_Baxijiao_AAA, whole genome shotgun sequence genomic interval ACGAAGGAGCTCATTATGCCAGTTCCTGCTTTCAATGTGATTAATGGGGGCAGCCATGCCGGCAATAATCTGGCGATGCAAGAGTTCATGATATTGCCTGTGGGTGCTTCTTCATTTGCAGAGGCTCTCCGTATGGGCAGTGAAGGTGAtcaattttctcctttttgttgcaaGAGGAAAAATCTCCTATTGCCTTCTTTATGCGTATCATTATTTAGCAGGGGCAGTGTTCAAAATGAAGCAACTAACTGTTTCTTTTACTCAGTTTTTATATCTTTTATATGTTTGTGACATTTCTTCGTGTTACATTGTAAGGCAACTGAACGTTACTATTATTTTTTCGTTATGTCAGTGTATCACACTCTTAAGGGTATAATCAAGGCAAAATATGGGCAAGATGCATGTAATGTGGGAGATGAAGGTGGCTTTGCTCCAAATGTTCAAGACAATAAGGAAGGGCTGGTCTTGCTTATGGATGCTATTGAAAAGGCTGGTTATACAGGAAAGGTGGATACATTCAGGTTTTGTTGTCATTTATATTCTGGTTCTTGGGCTTTTCCTTTTTTTATATACTTAGTCTTGTTTCTTTAATACTTTGAAGTGCAGATCGAGATTGGGATGGATGTCGCTGCGTCTGAGTTTTTCTTGGATGGCAGATATGATCTAAATTTTAAGAAGCAACCAAATGATGGAGCTTACGTTTACACTGCTCAAAGCCTTTGTGAATTATATAGAGAATTTGTTAGAGACTTCCCTATTGTGTCCATTGAAGATCCCTTTGACCAAGATGATTGGTCCTCGTGGGCATCACTACTGTCTTCAGTTGATATACAACTTGTTGGGGATGATTTGTTGGTCACAAATCCAAAGAGAATTGCCAAGGCTATTCAGAAGAAGGCATGCAATGGTTTGCTATTAAAAGTAAGTTACATATTTTTATATCAATCTATGGCAGTGAAGCTTAGACTAATGCTATTTTCAGATAGGACTATAATAACTTAACTATGCTAATGCTTGTTCCAAAGTGATTTTACAGAAGTAGCATCTTTTAGCTTACACTCACTTAATACTCCAAAAATAGTGTTACTCATTATAAATATTcctttttctaaaaaaaagaCGTACTCAATGCACTAGGCCCATGCCAATGCGGGGTTTGGAGAGGGGCAATATACGCAACTTTACTCCTAAATATAGATGTCTATTTTCATGACTCGGACCTTGGTCTCCCAAGATagcaaaggagcaaccttacccTTGTGTTCCTTTCTCTACTGTTCTCATTTTCTGGGATGCAACAAAGGTGATGTCTGGAAGTGTAATATCCTTTTATACCAGTGAATAAGCATACCAATACATAAGTTTTTTTGGTAAATATCACTAGAGTGGACAATTTATCCTGTGAACAAGCAGCTTATGCTCATTCATTTCCATTTGAATGGTTCATCTCAGCATCTGTTAGTTGGATAAGACTTATTGCCATATTTAATTGAAGCCCTATGTTATTAGATACTTGTTTATATACTCTTGTCTCAtcgttcaatgttcaaatcattaGGGATGGACAGTCTCGTATGGCACAAAAGACATTCAGAAAAGAAAGGTTCTCATGGAAACAGTCTCATATGTCATGAAGTGTATTGGGCTGTAAAAGACAGCCATTGTGCTTGCTGCTTAATATAATAGACTGTTCTAttgatgttgtaaaataatgcctTTGTGAATATTGTAGGTTAAGCTCAAGGTTAAAGTCATTGGCAACGGGTACTTCTATGATGCAGCAGACATTAAAAAAGAAATGGTCTCATGGAAACAAAGGAACCTAGTGATATTTCATAATATTGTTTCAAATTCTTGCACAATAAATGATTGTGTTCCTCAAggtatgcagtttcgaataataccgcccgtaccgggcggtacgtactggtctgTCAGTTGACCGGTACATGGATCGCTCGTTACCGGACGggacggaatatatatatatatatatatatatatatatatatatgaggcgaCGTCGTCCTACGTGGGAGAAGAAAAACATGACGCCGCCGAGGTGATGCGACGtcgtcgaattatatatatatatatatatatatatatatataaacgaggcaacGTCGCCCTGCGTGGGAGGAGGAAAACATgatgtcgccgaggcgatgcgacgtcgtcgaattatatatatatatatatatatatatatatatatatatatatatatatatatcgaacgatatatcgctcggtatatagtatcgtatcgtaccgtaccgagcgaacgtcgaaactccagtacggtacgatatttcaatcattGGTGTTCCTCATGATTTATATTGCCCTTTAAAAGACAGAAATTATGCTTAAATGATAgattatatttcataatattttcttAATGTTGAAAAATAATGCCTTTGTGACTGTTGTAGGTTAACCAGATTGGCACTGTTACTGAATCCATTAAAGCTGCTCTGGATTCAAAAGCTGCTGGCTGGGGGCTAATGGTTAGCCATCGCAGTGGTGAGACAGAAGACAATTTTATTGCAGATTTGTCTGTTGGGCTGGCCAGTGGACAGGCATGAAATCTTGTCGCTGTGCATTTTTTCTCATTAGTGTTGTTGGCATGTTTGGGTGGAT includes:
- the LOC103984001 gene encoding enolase 1, chloroplastic isoform X2, with protein sequence MALAQSNLLRNSATLYFPSPSLHSASRRPRSVRRLAIRGSAVTQPPTAAATASRESAVRSIRARQIVDSRGNPTVEVDLVTDGGLFRSAVPSGASTGIYEALELRDGDKKVFGGKGVLQAVRNINEILGPKLVGVDVRNQADVDAIMLDVDGTPNKSKLGANAILGVSLSVCRAGAGAKGIPLYKHIQELSGTKELIMPVPAFNVINGGSHAGNNLAMQEFMILPVGASSFAEALRMGSEVYHTLKGIIKAKYGQDACNVGDEGGFAPNVQDNKEGLVLLMDAIEKAGYTGKIEIGMDVAASEFFLDGRYDLNFKKQPNDGAYVYTAQSLCELYREFVRDFPIVSIEDPFDQDDWSSWASLLSSVDIQLVGDDLLVTNPKRIAKAIQKKACNGLLLKVKLKVKVIGNGYFYDAADIKKEMVSWKQRNLVIFHNIVSNSCTINDCVPQGMQFRIIPPVPGGTYWSVS
- the LOC103984001 gene encoding enolase 1, chloroplastic isoform X1, giving the protein MALAQSNLLRNSATLYFPSPSLHSASRRPRSVRRLAIRGSAVTQPPTAAATASRESAVRSIRARQIVDSRGNPTVEVDLVTDGGLFRSAVPSGASTGIYEALELRDGDKKVFGGKGVLQAVRNINEILGPKLVGVDVRNQADVDAIMLDVDGTPNKSKLGANAILGVSLSVCRAGAGAKGIPLYKHIQELSGTKELIMPVPAFNVINGGSHAGNNLAMQEFMILPVGASSFAEALRMGSEVYHTLKGIIKAKYGQDACNVGDEGGFAPNVQDNKEGLVLLMDAIEKAGYTGKIEIGMDVAASEFFLDGRYDLNFKKQPNDGAYVYTAQSLCELYREFVRDFPIVSIEDPFDQDDWSSWASLLSSVDIQLVGDDLLVTNPKRIAKAIQKKACNGLLLKVNQIGTVTESIKAALDSKAAGWGLMVSHRSGETEDNFIADLSVGLASGQIKTGAPCRSERLAKYNQLFRIEEELGDVRYAGQAFRSP